The DNA sequence TTCTCGTTATGAGATAATTCTTTTTGGAGAAAAAGGCGCGAGGAGTTTTAATTTGACAATAAAAAGCTTTTCGCTATAATAAAAAGGCTTGATGTTATATAATGATAATAGTTTACAATTGAAAGGTGAATAATCTTTGCGAAGTGACACGATTACGAAGGGTCTCGAGCGGGTTCCGGCCCGGGCGCTCTTATACGCAACAGGTTTGAGCAGGGAAGATTTGGGAAAACCCTTTATAGGAATAGCGAGTAGTTTTACAGACCTTATTCCCGGACATGTGCATATGCGGTCTTTGGAAAGGGCGATTGAAAAGGGGATTCATGCTGGTGGTGGTATTAGCTTCATCTTTGGTGTGCCTGGTATTTGTGATGGGATTGCAATGGGGCATGATGGTATGCGTTATTCGCTTGCTTCCAGGGACCTTATTGCTGATATTATCGAATGTGTAGTAAGCGCCCATTGTTTGGATGGGCTGATAATGCTGACAAATTGCGATAAAATTACCCCTGGTATGTTGATGGGTATTGCCCGGTTAGATATACCGGGAATTGTTGTAACGGCTGGGCCTATGATCTCTGGGCGTTATGGAAAGCAAAAGTTATCGTTAGTGAAGGATACCTTTGAAGCAGTAGGAAGGCGACGGAGGGGCGAGATTAATGACAATGAGTTATCCTGTTTGGAGATGGATGCTTGTCCGGGGCCTGGTTCCTGTCAGGGGCTCTATACGGCCAATACTATGGCTTGTGTGTCTGAAGCGCTTGGAATGTCATTGCCGCGGTGTGCTGCGTCATTAGCAATTTCTTCTGAAAAGGAGCGGATTGCATATAAAAGCGGGCAGCAGGTGGTGGAGCTTGTGAGAAATGGTGTTACTGCCAGAAAAATTATGATTCAAAAAGCGTTTGAAAATGCTATTATGGTTGATATGGCGTTAGGCGGTTCTACAAATAGCTGTTTACATATTCCCGCCATTGCAAAAGAGGCTGGCATAGAGATGGATCTGAAATTGTTTGATACAATCAGTGCAAGAACCCCTCATATAACGAGCTTACAGCCAGGCGGTGAATACTTACTGGAAGATTTATATTATGCTGGCGGTATTCCGGCGGTTATGAAGCGTTTGTATAATGATCTGCACGATTGCTCAACGGTGAGCGGCTTAAGCATAAAGGAAATTGCAAAAGCAGCGGAAATTTGCGATGGAGATATTATTCAAACAAAAGAAAAGGCATATCACAAAGAGGGTGGAATCGCCATTTTATACGGAAATTTAGCTCCTGATGGCGCTGTGGTTAAACAGAGCGCTGTATCAGAAAAGATGATGCGATTTCGTGGTACGGCTAAAGTATTTGATAGTGAAGAAGTTGCAATGAAGGCAATTATGGGTTCGCAAATCAGCAAAGGTACTGTGGTGGTAATACGCTACGAGGGACCACGCGGGGGACCGGGAATGAGAGAGATGTTGGCTCCTACAGCGGCGCTTGTGGGTATGGGTTTAGATGAATCTGTAGCATTAATTACTGATGGCCGATTTTCGGGAGGAACTCAGGGTCCCTGTATTGGTCATATATCTCCGGAGGCAATGATTGGCGGGCCTATTGCGCTGGTAGAGGACGGCGATGAGATAACTATCGATATTCCAAATCGGAAATTAGATTTGCATGTAACGGAGGAGGTGCTTGCACAACGCAAGGCAAGATGGATACCTCCTAAACCAAGGATAACCCGAGGCCTATTAGCTCGATATGCAAAATGTGTAACATCTGCGGATAAAGGGGCTGTGTTGATGGCGGACTAGAAAGTCCTGTATGTAAAACCTCTAAAATTATTGCTACCCGGTGGTGTAATGGTAACACTAGAGATTTTGGCTCTCTCATTGGAGGTTCGAGTCCTCCCCGGGTAGCCATTATATTTTATGGAAGAGAATAAAGCAGAGTACCCTTTTATACTCTTCACAGGAAACAGCAAAAATGAGAAAGACCACAGCAATCATGCTTGCCGCGGGAAAAGGAACACGTATGCGGTCGTCGAGACCCAAAGTATTGCACGAGGTATGTGGCACGCCCTTTTTAGAATATGTGATTGAAGTTGTACAGGAGGCCGGGTTCTCGCAAATAATCGTTGTTGCAGGAGATAAAAAAGAATCAGTAAAAGATAATCTTAAAAAGATGTCCGTTGAAATTGCAGAGCAGTATGAGCAATTAGGAACCGCACACGCCGTCATGTCTGTTAGACACCTTCTTCCAAACAGGACGGATGCTATCATAGTATTGAATGGTGATACTCCTCTCGTCAAGCCTCAAACGTTGAAAAAATTAATCACTATAAATACCGAGACAGAAGCAGATGTAACATTATTAACGGCTTGCCTGGATAAATCACGAGGATATGGCAGGATTTCCAGAGATTTACACGGCTGTATAAAAGGGATTATAGAAGAAAGCGAGGCGAGTGCAGAGGGGTTAAAAATTAAAGAAATTAAGGCAGGGCTTTTTTCGTAGAAGGATAACATGGATAAAAAAAGAAGGCTCGAAGAGATAAATAATTTAAAGATATTTTCGGGAAATGCAAATTCTGTATTGGCAGAAAAAATTTGCGAACATTTATCAATTCGTCTGGGTAATGCATATGTAGGTCGTTTTCCGGACGGAGAAATTGATCTGAAGGTAAATGAGGATGTCCGTGGCGCTGATGTGTTTCTTGTACAACCGACATGTCCTCCGGTGAATGAAAATTTAGCAGAATTGCTTATATTTATAGACTGTTTAAAAAGGGCATCAGCAGCACGTATTACGGCGGTATTGCCCTATTATGGGTATGCCAGAAAAGACAGAAAAGACGAGGGCCGTGTACCAATAACAGCAAAATTAGTGGCAAATCTTATCACAGAGTCAGGCGCCGACCGCGTGCTTACCGTTGATTTGCATGCAGCTCAAATACAGGGGTTTTTTGATATACCTGTAGACCATTTGCTTGCTTTCCCTGTACTCTCGAAGTATTTCGAAAGGCTAAAATCAGAAGATCTGGTAGTGGTAACACCTGATGTGGGTGGAATAAAACTTGCTAGAAATTATTCCAAAAAACTGGGAATAAAAATGGCTATTGTCGACAAACGAAGGGTAGGGCCGGACGAAACACAAATTGGCTTTGTTATAGGAGATGTAAATAATAAGGATGTAATAATGATTGATGATTTAATTGCTACCGGCGGTTCCATTGTTCAGGCGGCAAATGTATTAAAAGAAAGGGGCGCAAAGGATATTTATGTTGGTGCTACCCATCCTGTATTTTGCGGGAGTGCCGTAGAAAAGCTTTCTGCTGCGCCAATAAAAGAGATTATTGTAACCGATACGATACCGCTTACGGAAAAGGCAAAAAGTTGTCATGATAAAATTAAGGTATTATCAATTTCTGAACTTTTAGGAGATGCGATTATGAGGATTCATCGGCACGAGTCTGTGAGTTCTCTCTTTGTTTAATTATTATTTTATGTTTTAGGGAGCAAATAGAGATGGAAATCTTAGAATTAAAGGCAGAAAAAAGAACAACAAAAGGGAAAAAGGTAATGAAAAGATTGCGAGAGGAAAGCCAAATCCCGGCTATTTTATATGGTCATAAATTAGATAATGTCATGCTGTGTTTTGAAGAAGGTCAATTTGCCCGTATACTCAATACTGGAGCAAGAATGGTCCGTTTAGCGTTTGATGATAAAAAAGAATCCGTACTTATAAAGGATATTCAGTATGATTACATTTCAGATCGTGTAATCCATGTGGATTTCTCCCGGATTGATCTGGATGAAAGGATTAAACTGCGGGTACCCATCGAACTCTTTGGTGAATCTGCCGGAGTAAAGGAAGGCGGTGTGCTGACTTATGTTATGAAGGATGTAGAAGTAGAATGTCTGCCAATTGCCATACCTGAAAAAATAAAAGTAAATATATCGGATTTAAATCTGGGAAAAGCAATTCATGTCAAAGAATTACCTGTGCTGGAGGGTATTCAATACATATCGGATCCCGACGCAGTGATTGTATCTGTGCATCAGCCTGCAGCGGAAAAAGTTGTGCCAGAGGAAGAACTATTGGCTGAGCCTGAAGTTATTACCAAGAAGCCGAAAGAAGGGGAAGAAACAGAAGCGAAATCTGCATAAAAATAGAGCATGGTATGTTTTCATGAAGATCATTGTTGGTCTGGGCAATCCTGGGAAAAAATATGTAAAAACAAGGCACAACCTGGGTTTTATGGTAATCGATCAATTTGCCCTGCAATTTGATATGGAATGTAATAACAAAAGATTTCAATCTCTTTTTGGTAAGAAGGTACTGGAAGATGAAGAGATTATACTATTAAAACCACAGACATTTATGAACTTGAGCGGAGTTGCTGTAAAGGAAGCTGTAAATATGTATAAATGCGCGTTTCAAGATCTTATGATTATCGGTGATGATTTAGATATGCCTTTAGGAAAAATGCGTATCAGGCGCTGTGGTGGTTGTGGAGGACACAGGGGCCTGGAATCTGTCGCGGCGAGCCTGGGGTCCACAAATTTTCCTCGTTTAAGGGTTGGAATAGGGAGGCCATCTGCGGGTGATCCGGGTAATTATGTCCTGTCCCCATTTCCCGGAGAAGAGGAAACTATAGTAAAGGAATCTTTAGATAAAGCTTGTCAGGCCTTAAAAATCTGGATTTTTGAAGGGATTGAGGCGTGTATGAATAAGTTTAATTAATTAATCTTTTTATCGTGTATGAAAATAGTATAAAATAGTTTTGTAATTTTTATAGTAAAATAGAAAAAGTAGGAGGTAAAGAATTTGAGGATGTACGAAGGATTGTTCTTAATTGATAACACCCATGCCAGCATGGAATGGGATAATGTGGTAAGGCATATCCATGATATTCTGCAAAAAAATGGAGCGGAGATTCTGAAAACAGAGAAATGGGGTGAAAAAAAATTAGCATATAAGATCAAAGGACATAAACGTGGGACTTATCTGCTTATCCATTTTAACGCTAAAAGCGGGGCTATCGCAGCAATAAAAAGGGATTTCCAGCTTTCTGATTATGTCATCCGTTCTTTAATCGTAAAAGATGATAAAATTGAGGAGGTATCTCAGATCGGTGTAATTGAGCCAATACCCGGAAGAAACACGGGCACTACTCCTGAAATAAAAGATGCAGAATTATTGGAAAAAACAGATATGGCAATCAATGTTACAGGCGAAGTATAGCATCTCCAGGGCTCGGGTCGTACCCAGGGACTCATCAAACCGGCATCAAGGTTTGTAGCAATATATTTATGGAAGAATTTTTAAAGGAGTAACGTATGGCAAGTCTTAATAAGGTTTTTCTTATGGGGAATCTTACTCGAGACCCGGAGTTAAGATATACCCCGGCAGGATTAGCAGTCGCAAGTTTCGGGATTGCAATCAATAGTGCTTGGACAGCTAAAAGTGGAGAAAAGAAAGAAGAAGTGTGCTACGTTGATATTAATATTTTTGGGCGTAGAGCAGAGGTTGTTGGTGAATATTTTAGTAAAGGGAATCCGATTTTTATAGAAGGACGTTTACAGTTTAATCAATGGGAAACCAAAGAGGGACAAAAAAGGAACACGCTTCGCGTTGTTGCAGACAACTTTCAATTCATTGGAGGTTTAACGAAACGTCCGGAAGAAGGGGCTGGAATATCATCTAAAGAAGGTAAACAATCAGGCGATACGCCGGAAGATGTTAATCTTGATATAAATCATGAGGATATACCGTTTTAAGATCGTTTCATAAAATTTTTATAAGGATAAAAAGGATTAAACATGAGTAAAAAGAGGTTTAACAGAACAAGTAAGTGCCGGTTTTGCAGGATGGGGATTGAAGAGTTAGATTACAAGGATACTCAAAACCTGGTAAAACTTACAACAAATCAGGGAAAACTTTTTTCAAGAAAACGTTCTGGAAATTGCGCTCATCATCAGCACTCAGTAAAGCTTTCTGTTAAAAGGGCAAGATTTATGGCGCTGCTTCCCTATGTAGCGTAATCGTTACAAAAAAGAAGGAACGATAATTGCGGAATCATAAAATATTCTGTTATTTGTAATTAAGCTTGAAATTTGAGTTACCGAGGAGGAAATAAAACGTATGGAATTGTTGTTGAAGAAGAACGTAGATAAGCTGGGCATGATTGGTGATATCGTAAAGGTAAAGGAAGGGTATGCAAGAAACTATTTATTGCCCAGAGGGTTAGCGACAACCGTTTCTCCGGCTAATGTAAAACAGATAGAGAAAGAAAAGATAAAGATGACCTTGCAGTTGAAAGAAGAGAGTGAACGATTGCGGGGGGTACTCGATAAAATTGCTGCTGCTTCTTGTATAATTCCTGCGAAGGCAAATGAAGAAGGCAAGCTCTTTGGTTCTGTTACCAGTGCTCAAATTGCAGAAGCATTGGCAAAAGAAGGCTATCCGGTAGATAAAGAAATGGTAAAATTAGATAGTCCGATAAAAGTTTGTGGTGTATATGATGTTGTAGTCGCCGTGAATATGGAATTACAAACAAAGTGTAAAGTAACGGTGGTAAGCGAGGATGCCGATCAGCCAAAGAACGCTTAATTTCTTTTCGGAGAAGTAATCATGGCTGCTGAGTCCATACTTGAACGCACCCTACCTCAAAGTATCGAGGCCGAGATGAGTGTTCTGGGCGCGATGTTACTGGATAATGAGGTAATTAGTATCGTAATTCCCATTCTAAGCAAAAATAGTTTTTATAAAACGGCACATCAGGAATTATTTCAAACCATAGTAGAACTCTACGATAAAGGACAAACGGTTGATTTAGTTATTCTCAGAGAAGAACTGAAGAAGCGTTCATTATTAGAGAAGGTCGGTGGGATAGAATATATAATAGGATTAGAAGAGTCTGTCCCTACGATAGGAAATGTAGAATATTACGCAAATATAGTTCGCGAAAAAGCCATTAAAAGAAATTTAATTGAAGTGGCAGCAAATATTCAAAAGGAAGCTTTTCTTGATACTTTAGACACTGATAATTTACTCGATACGTCAGAAAGAGCAATTTTTGATATTACCCAAAAAAAATTTAATACAGCTTCTACGAGACTGAACGAAGTTCTTAAATTAACCTTTAATCGTATTGAAAATTTACATGACAGGCAAAACAGATTAACGGGATTGTCTACAGGATTTTACGATTTAGATGACATTACGTGTGGATTACAAGCCTCTGAACTTATCATTGTCGCTGCAAGACCGAGTATGGGCAAGACGAGTCTTGCTCTCAATATTATTGAACATGTGGGAGTTGTTGAGAAAAAGCCTGCTGTCATATTTTCTCTGGAAATGTCAGCACAGCAGGTAGCCCAGAACATGCTGTGCTCCCATGCGCAGGTAGATGCACATAAACTACGTATGGGTTTCTTAGATGATAAACAATGGAGTAATCTTTCCTTTGGATTGGGATCCTTGTCTGAAGCGCCAATATTTATCGATGATACTCCTGGCCTTACTGTTCTGGAAGTGCGTGCAAAGGCGCGCAGGTTAAAGGCTCAATATGATATTCAAGTAGTAGTAGTAGATTATTTACAGTTGATGGAATCGCCACGGGCGGAAAGTCGACAACAAGAAATTTCTATTATATCTCGTGGCCTTAAATCACTCTCCAGGGAATTATCGATTCCGGTGATTGCTGTATCGCAGTTAAATAGGTCTGTGGAGGCAAGAGAAGGGCATAAACCAAGGATGTCAGATTTACGTGAATCAGGATCAATTGAACAAGATGCAGATGTCATTATCCTTTTGCACAGGGATAGTTATTACGATCCGGAAAAGGACAACACCGCAGAGCTTATTATTGCCAAACAACGAAACGGGCCCACCGGAACAGTGAAACTGGCGTTTCGTTCTCATATTATGCGTTTTGAGAGTTTGGCCTCTGCAGGTAACAAATGAGATATAAAGTTTTACTGCGTGAGACAGGGATAATTCTATTGCTGGTTTTAACTTTTTGTCTTGTATATACGAAAGTTTTATGTGCCGAAGCATCAGAAAAAATCTCAAGGATCATCAAAAAAGTTGAAATTAAAGGGAATCAACGTATTAGTACGGCTGCAATAAAAAGCAGTATTCGGGTAAAAGAAGGCGATACGTATGATCCACAGATAGTAAGTCAGGATGTCGATGCAATTTGGTCAATGGGGTTCTTTGATAATATAGAAGTAGAGTTGGAAGAGATTCCTGGAGGATTGAAGCTTATATTTGCTGTTACTGAGCGTACCATAATTGATGAAATACAGTTTGATGGTAATGAGAAAATTAAGACAAAAAAACTGAAAAAGCAAATTGAGATCAAAGAGGGGGATTAT is a window from the Candidatus Jettenia sp. genome containing:
- the ilvD gene encoding dihydroxy-acid dehydratase, yielding MRSDTITKGLERVPARALLYATGLSREDLGKPFIGIASSFTDLIPGHVHMRSLERAIEKGIHAGGGISFIFGVPGICDGIAMGHDGMRYSLASRDLIADIIECVVSAHCLDGLIMLTNCDKITPGMLMGIARLDIPGIVVTAGPMISGRYGKQKLSLVKDTFEAVGRRRRGEINDNELSCLEMDACPGPGSCQGLYTANTMACVSEALGMSLPRCAASLAISSEKERIAYKSGQQVVELVRNGVTARKIMIQKAFENAIMVDMALGGSTNSCLHIPAIAKEAGIEMDLKLFDTISARTPHITSLQPGGEYLLEDLYYAGGIPAVMKRLYNDLHDCSTVSGLSIKEIAKAAEICDGDIIQTKEKAYHKEGGIAILYGNLAPDGAVVKQSAVSEKMMRFRGTAKVFDSEEVAMKAIMGSQISKGTVVVIRYEGPRGGPGMREMLAPTAALVGMGLDESVALITDGRFSGGTQGPCIGHISPEAMIGGPIALVEDGDEITIDIPNRKLDLHVTEEVLAQRKARWIPPKPRITRGLLARYAKCVTSADKGAVLMAD
- a CDS encoding NTP transferase domain-containing protein yields the protein MRKTTAIMLAAGKGTRMRSSRPKVLHEVCGTPFLEYVIEVVQEAGFSQIIVVAGDKKESVKDNLKKMSVEIAEQYEQLGTAHAVMSVRHLLPNRTDAIIVLNGDTPLVKPQTLKKLITINTETEADVTLLTACLDKSRGYGRISRDLHGCIKGIIEESEASAEGLKIKEIKAGLFS
- a CDS encoding ribose-phosphate pyrophosphokinase: MDKKRRLEEINNLKIFSGNANSVLAEKICEHLSIRLGNAYVGRFPDGEIDLKVNEDVRGADVFLVQPTCPPVNENLAELLIFIDCLKRASAARITAVLPYYGYARKDRKDEGRVPITAKLVANLITESGADRVLTVDLHAAQIQGFFDIPVDHLLAFPVLSKYFERLKSEDLVVVTPDVGGIKLARNYSKKLGIKMAIVDKRRVGPDETQIGFVIGDVNNKDVIMIDDLIATGGSIVQAANVLKERGAKDIYVGATHPVFCGSAVEKLSAAPIKEIIVTDTIPLTEKAKSCHDKIKVLSISELLGDAIMRIHRHESVSSLFV
- a CDS encoding 50S ribosomal protein L25: MEILELKAEKRTTKGKKVMKRLREESQIPAILYGHKLDNVMLCFEEGQFARILNTGARMVRLAFDDKKESVLIKDIQYDYISDRVIHVDFSRIDLDERIKLRVPIELFGESAGVKEGGVLTYVMKDVEVECLPIAIPEKIKVNISDLNLGKAIHVKELPVLEGIQYISDPDAVIVSVHQPAAEKVVPEEELLAEPEVITKKPKEGEETEAKSA
- the pth gene encoding aminoacyl-tRNA hydrolase, producing the protein MKIIVGLGNPGKKYVKTRHNLGFMVIDQFALQFDMECNNKRFQSLFGKKVLEDEEIILLKPQTFMNLSGVAVKEAVNMYKCAFQDLMIIGDDLDMPLGKMRIRRCGGCGGHRGLESVAASLGSTNFPRLRVGIGRPSAGDPGNYVLSPFPGEEETIVKESLDKACQALKIWIFEGIEACMNKFN
- the rpsF gene encoding 30S ribosomal protein S6, with the protein product MYEGLFLIDNTHASMEWDNVVRHIHDILQKNGAEILKTEKWGEKKLAYKIKGHKRGTYLLIHFNAKSGAIAAIKRDFQLSDYVIRSLIVKDDKIEEVSQIGVIEPIPGRNTGTTPEIKDAELLEKTDMAINVTGEV
- a CDS encoding single-stranded DNA-binding protein is translated as MASLNKVFLMGNLTRDPELRYTPAGLAVASFGIAINSAWTAKSGEKKEEVCYVDINIFGRRAEVVGEYFSKGNPIFIEGRLQFNQWETKEGQKRNTLRVVADNFQFIGGLTKRPEEGAGISSKEGKQSGDTPEDVNLDINHEDIPF
- the rpsR gene encoding 30S ribosomal protein S18 — encoded protein: MSKKRFNRTSKCRFCRMGIEELDYKDTQNLVKLTTNQGKLFSRKRSGNCAHHQHSVKLSVKRARFMALLPYVA
- the rplI gene encoding 50S ribosomal protein L9 — translated: MELLLKKNVDKLGMIGDIVKVKEGYARNYLLPRGLATTVSPANVKQIEKEKIKMTLQLKEESERLRGVLDKIAAASCIIPAKANEEGKLFGSVTSAQIAEALAKEGYPVDKEMVKLDSPIKVCGVYDVVVAVNMELQTKCKVTVVSEDADQPKNA
- the dnaB gene encoding replicative DNA helicase; this translates as MAAESILERTLPQSIEAEMSVLGAMLLDNEVISIVIPILSKNSFYKTAHQELFQTIVELYDKGQTVDLVILREELKKRSLLEKVGGIEYIIGLEESVPTIGNVEYYANIVREKAIKRNLIEVAANIQKEAFLDTLDTDNLLDTSERAIFDITQKKFNTASTRLNEVLKLTFNRIENLHDRQNRLTGLSTGFYDLDDITCGLQASELIIVAARPSMGKTSLALNIIEHVGVVEKKPAVIFSLEMSAQQVAQNMLCSHAQVDAHKLRMGFLDDKQWSNLSFGLGSLSEAPIFIDDTPGLTVLEVRAKARRLKAQYDIQVVVVDYLQLMESPRAESRQQEISIISRGLKSLSRELSIPVIAVSQLNRSVEAREGHKPRMSDLRESGSIEQDADVIILLHRDSYYDPEKDNTAELIIAKQRNGPTGTVKLAFRSHIMRFESLASAGNK